From Geitlerinema sp. PCC 9228, one genomic window encodes:
- the rpsR gene encoding 30S ribosomal protein S18 codes for MASNVNYYRRRVSPVKPGEQIDYKNVDLLRKFITERGKILPRRVTGLTAKQQRDLTTAIKRARILALLPFVNLEG; via the coding sequence ATGGCAAGCAACGTCAACTACTATCGCCGGCGCGTATCGCCGGTCAAACCAGGCGAACAGATCGATTACAAAAACGTAGACCTGCTGCGGAAGTTCATTACCGAACGCGGCAAAATCCTCCCCCGTCGCGTTACTGGTTTGACAGCCAAACAGCAAAGAGACTTAACCACTGCAATCAAACGCGCGCGAATTTTAGCCCTGTTGCCCTTTGTCAACCTGGAAGGCTAA
- a CDS encoding ribonuclease R family protein, which translates to MEKGNLIEFRQDGDRRLAVVERPEGKKHWIVTDERGQSHTVHPRQVTYVVPGGDYTPEDIPSFQQQVEAYWDPSSLEVAWEFLDSDTGTIAPEELSELLFSDQQPAQCYAAYYLLSEDKLYFKQKGNNRYEPRSATQVADLKHQQEVAIQKQKELEEFLERVRQALEGESVEWTASDRPRLEALEKLAAVGEEPSGRTARDILAILERPETSEAAFQLLVDLGLWSPHENLFLRRSQIPTQFPAKVLEVAQQYLDSPLADRDRNRLDLTHLKVYTIDDESTQEIDDGVSIEYLEDGTERIWVHIADPSRWIFPGDELDVEARRRSTTLYLPTGMIPMFPEALATGPMSLVQGKECPALSFGVILDADGAIADYTIAPSTIVPTYRLTYEDVDEMLDLGVQAEPEILAIGKWAEIRHSWRQKQGAISISMPECSIKVSDDDNISIQVIEDSPARRAVAEMMILTGEVAACYGEQNQLAIPYRQQQQPELPPEEELMQLPAGAVRSSAMRRCMPRSETSLTPGRHASLGLDRYAQVTSPIRRYSDLLAHFQLKAHLRGEEPPFSPEQVQEIVASVSAAAQEATQVERQTNRYWGLEYLRRQGDTVWQALMLRWLRPDDNLGAILLEELGLELPMRFTRSIQPGDRLEVRVTYADPRQEMVRFQEALVQQAAGL; encoded by the coding sequence GTGGAGAAGGGAAACTTAATCGAATTTCGCCAAGATGGCGATCGCCGCCTCGCCGTCGTGGAACGCCCAGAAGGTAAGAAACATTGGATTGTCACCGACGAACGGGGGCAATCCCATACGGTTCACCCCCGACAGGTTACCTATGTCGTTCCCGGCGGCGACTACACCCCCGAAGACATTCCGTCGTTTCAGCAACAAGTAGAAGCCTACTGGGACCCTTCTAGTCTAGAAGTGGCGTGGGAATTTTTGGACAGCGACACAGGCACGATTGCCCCGGAAGAGCTGTCTGAATTGTTGTTTTCTGACCAACAACCCGCTCAATGTTACGCAGCTTACTACTTGCTGTCGGAAGACAAGCTATACTTCAAACAAAAAGGCAACAATCGGTACGAACCGCGATCGGCAACGCAAGTAGCCGATTTGAAACACCAACAGGAAGTTGCCATCCAAAAACAAAAAGAGCTGGAAGAGTTCCTGGAACGGGTTCGTCAAGCTCTGGAAGGGGAAAGCGTCGAGTGGACCGCCAGCGATCGCCCGCGCTTAGAAGCTTTGGAGAAACTCGCTGCCGTCGGCGAAGAACCTTCCGGACGTACGGCGAGAGATATTCTTGCCATCCTAGAACGTCCGGAAACTTCGGAAGCGGCCTTTCAGTTGCTTGTGGACTTAGGACTGTGGAGTCCCCACGAAAACCTATTCTTGCGGCGCAGCCAAATTCCCACGCAATTTCCCGCTAAGGTACTGGAAGTGGCCCAACAATATCTCGACTCTCCCCTTGCCGACCGCGATCGCAACCGCCTCGATTTAACCCATCTGAAGGTGTATACCATCGACGATGAAAGTACCCAAGAAATCGACGACGGCGTCAGTATCGAATATCTAGAAGACGGCACCGAACGCATCTGGGTTCACATCGCCGACCCCAGCCGCTGGATCTTCCCCGGCGACGAACTGGATGTGGAAGCCCGGCGGCGCAGTACTACCCTGTACTTGCCCACGGGGATGATTCCTATGTTCCCCGAAGCCCTGGCCACAGGCCCCATGAGTTTGGTTCAGGGGAAAGAATGTCCGGCTTTGAGTTTTGGCGTGATTTTAGACGCTGATGGCGCGATCGCCGATTATACCATTGCCCCCAGCACCATCGTTCCCACCTACCGTCTGACCTACGAAGACGTAGACGAAATGCTCGATTTGGGGGTCCAAGCCGAACCAGAAATTTTAGCGATCGGCAAATGGGCAGAAATTCGCCACAGCTGGCGGCAAAAACAAGGGGCTATTAGCATCAGCATGCCCGAATGTTCCATCAAAGTCTCCGATGACGACAATATTTCCATCCAAGTTATCGAAGACTCCCCCGCTAGACGCGCCGTCGCCGAAATGATGATTCTCACCGGGGAAGTTGCCGCCTGCTATGGGGAACAAAACCAACTGGCCATTCCCTATCGCCAGCAACAACAACCGGAACTCCCCCCAGAAGAAGAACTCATGCAACTGCCTGCCGGTGCCGTACGTAGTAGCGCCATGCGCCGTTGCATGCCCCGCAGCGAAACCAGCCTCACCCCCGGTCGTCATGCGAGTTTGGGATTGGACCGCTACGCCCAAGTTACCTCTCCCATCCGTCGCTACAGCGATTTGTTAGCTCACTTCCAACTGAAAGCCCACCTGCGCGGCGAAGAGCCACCCTTTTCCCCCGAACAAGTGCAAGAAATCGTCGCTAGCGTCTCCGCTGCTGCCCAAGAAGCCACCCAGGTAGAACGACAAACCAACCGCTATTGGGGGTTGGAATACCTGCGCCGTCAGGGAGACACAGTTTGGCAAGCCCTGATGTTGCGCTGGCTGCGCCCGGATGACAATCTCGGGGCTATTTTATTAGAAGAATTGGGTTTGGAACTGCCCATGCGTTTTACCCGTTCCATCCAACCCGGCGATCGCTTGGAAGTCCGCGTCACCTATGCCGATCCCCGGCAAGAGATGGTTCGGTTCCAGGAGGCCTTGGTACAGCAAGCGGCAGGGTTGTAG